A genomic region of Metopolophium dirhodum isolate CAU chromosome 1, ASM1992520v1, whole genome shotgun sequence contains the following coding sequences:
- the LOC132934644 gene encoding uncharacterized protein LOC132934644 isoform X1, translating to MVRNYIRKSNRQSWLEDDMKMAVLAVVERSLTYDAASIRYEVPRSTLQDRVNKVKEGKLNVQQCGLKALGHYQKVFSIEQENVLVQYLKDMESRLFGLTQNHFRKMAFELAERNNIAHNFNKTNGLAGELSNDYFYLYILKFIVILSFNFFYVGQDWLKGFLLRHPELSVRIPEPTSAVRAMGFNRPVVNSFYDLLKKCYETHHFKPEQIFNVDESGLSNVAKSRAKIISQKGRRQVGKLSSAERGQNVTVTICFSASGSYIPPLLIFPRVRLNPDFEEEAPPGSLVVCHPSGWMQSEIFVQWLHHFIKHTHPTKENPILLLLDGHVTHVKNLEVIDVARKNNIVIICFPPHTTHKLQPLDVSFMGPLSTYYSQELDLWLLNHPGQVVGLRHISKIFREAYLKAATPKNAISGFRKTGIAPFNSDIFDNSDFAPAETTNNIEMSLDTQTQPCCSADNNSALALYSTPQPSSSANTLNTEQPADNVQNAAVSSLLSQSLVLETPHTTFSSNEKQIFTISPEIILPIPKAQNINRSSRRRGKTAIITESPYKKELQEAKENSKPLPKKKQKKNNIKKRLFTSTDEEEIHPKKLCVSTDDDDSADEECIYCSMPYKEDSKGEKWVKCINCCRWCHELCGGVDNWKTYICDLCIKKK from the exons atgGTTCGTAATTATATTCGGAAATCAAACAGACAATCATGGTTGGAAGATGATATGAAAATGGCTGTATTAGCTGTGGTGGAAAGAAGTTTGACTTATGATGCTGCGTCTATTCGTTATGAAGTTCCTCGTTCAACGTTACAGGATCGAGTCAATAAAGTTAAAGAAggaaaattaaatgtacaacaGTGTGGATtaaaag ctTTGGGACATtatcaaaaagtattttcaatcgAACAAGAAAATGTtcttgtacaatatttaaaagacaTGGAAAGTCGTTTGTTTGGCTTAacacaaaatcattttagaaaAATGGCCTTTGAACTTGCCGAAAGAAACAATATtgctcataattttaataaaacaaatggtTTAGCAGGTGAATTAagcaatgattatttttatttatatattttaaagtttattgttatattatcttttaattttttttatgtaggtcaAGATTGGTTAAAAGGCTTTTTATTAAGGCACCCAGAGTTGTCAGTACGGATCCCAGAACCAACTTCAGCTGTGAGAGCTATGGGCTTCAATCGACCGGTGGtgaatagtttttatgatttgttaaaaaaatgttatgagacTCATCACTTTAAGCCAgaacaaatttttaatgttgatgaAAGTGGATTGTCAAATGTAGCCAAAAGTAGAGCCAAAATAATTTCCCAAAAGGGACGAAGACAAGTTGGCAAACTGTCATCAGCTGAAAGAGGTCAAAATGTTACAGTGACAATTTGTTTTTCAGCATCGGGTTCATATATTCCCCCATTATTAATATTCCCTAGAGTCAGATTAAATCCAGATTTTGAAGAAGAAGCACCACCTGGATCATTGGTTGTTTGTCATCCATCAGGGTGGATGCAATCCGAAATATTTGTGCAGTGGCTTCATCATTTTATTAAGCATACACATCCCACAAAAGAAAACCCTATTTTATTGCTTTTAGATGGTCATGTTACTCATGTTAAAAACCTTGAAGTTATAGATGTAGCCcgcaaaaataatatagttatcattTGTTTTCCTCCCCATACAACTCACAAATTACAACCGTTAGATGTGAGCTTTATGGGTCCACTCAGTACATACTATAGCCAAGAGTTAGATTTGTGGTTACTTAACCACCCAGGCCAAGTTGTTGGTCTTCGCCACATTTCTAAAATTTTTCGTGAGGCATATCTAAAAGCAGCAACTCCTAAAAATGCAATTTCTGGTTTTAGAAAAACTGGTATAGCTCCATTTAATTCAGACATATTTGACAATTCTGACTTTGCTCCAGCTGAAACTaccaataatattgaaatgtcaTTAGATACCCAAACACAACCTTGTTGTTCAGCTGATAATAATAGTGCTCTTGCATTATATTCTACTCCCCAACCTAGTTCCTCTGCTAATACATTGAATACTGAACAACCTGCAGATAATGTTCAAAATGCAGCTGTTTCATCTTTATTGTCTCAAAGTTTGGTATTAGAAACACCACATACAACTTTTTCTTCAAATGAAAAACAGATTTTTACTATATCTCCAGAAATTATTTTGCCAATACCAAAAGCTCAAAATATTAACAGATCATCAAGAAGAAGAGGAAAGACAGCAATTATCACTGAAAGTCCATACAAAAAAGAACTCCAAGAAGCTAAAGAAAACAGCAAACCACTGCcaaagaaaaaacaaaagaaaaataatattaaaaaaagattattcaCTTCTACAGATGAAGAAGAAATTCACCCCAAAAAGCTATGTGTTTCAACTGATGATGATGACAGTGCCGACGAAGAGTGTATATATTGTAGTATGCCATACAAAGAAGACTCAAAGGGAGAGAAATgggttaaatgtataaattgctgTAGATGGTGTCATGAGCTTTGTGGAGGAGTTGATAACTGGAAGACCTACATTTGTGatctttgtataaaaaaaaaataa
- the LOC132933920 gene encoding transcription factor Adf-1-like, with protein MNTEMLIELVRERPSLYDMSDKRNKESLWREIASEINQPVQNCKKNWTSLRDGYRRAAKKSITVSGQKTKFVKKWKYADEMEFLKSHMKERDSISNIDVVTDDEDDVLSHSDDEKNSSGR; from the exons atgaaTACAGAAATGCTTATTGAACTAGTTCGCGAACGACCATCACTATACGATATGAGTgataaaagaaataaagaatCGCTGTGGAGAGAAATTGCCAGTGAAATCAATCAACCAG ttcaaaattgcaaaaaaaattgGACTAGTCTGAGAGATGGGTACAGAAGAGCTGCTAAAAAATCTATTACAGTGTCaggacaaaaaacaaaatttgtaaaaaaatggaaatatgcGGATGaaatggaatttttaaaatctcaCATGAAAGAAAGGGATTCCATAAGTAACATAGATGTGGTAACTGACGACGAAGATGACGTTCTATCTCATTCAGATGATGAGAAAAATTCAAGTGGGAGGTGA
- the LOC132934644 gene encoding uncharacterized protein LOC132934644 isoform X2: MVRNYIRKSNRQSWLEDDMKMAVLAVVERSLTYDAASIRYEVPRSTLQDRVNKVKEGKLNVQQCGLKALGHYQKVFSIEQENVLVQYLKDMESRLFGLTQNHFRKMAFELAERNNIAHNFNKTNGLAGQDWLKGFLLRHPELSVRIPEPTSAVRAMGFNRPVVNSFYDLLKKCYETHHFKPEQIFNVDESGLSNVAKSRAKIISQKGRRQVGKLSSAERGQNVTVTICFSASGSYIPPLLIFPRVRLNPDFEEEAPPGSLVVCHPSGWMQSEIFVQWLHHFIKHTHPTKENPILLLLDGHVTHVKNLEVIDVARKNNIVIICFPPHTTHKLQPLDVSFMGPLSTYYSQELDLWLLNHPGQVVGLRHISKIFREAYLKAATPKNAISGFRKTGIAPFNSDIFDNSDFAPAETTNNIEMSLDTQTQPCCSADNNSALALYSTPQPSSSANTLNTEQPADNVQNAAVSSLLSQSLVLETPHTTFSSNEKQIFTISPEIILPIPKAQNINRSSRRRGKTAIITESPYKKELQEAKENSKPLPKKKQKKNNIKKRLFTSTDEEEIHPKKLCVSTDDDDSADEECIYCSMPYKEDSKGEKWVKCINCCRWCHELCGGVDNWKTYICDLCIKKK, translated from the exons atgGTTCGTAATTATATTCGGAAATCAAACAGACAATCATGGTTGGAAGATGATATGAAAATGGCTGTATTAGCTGTGGTGGAAAGAAGTTTGACTTATGATGCTGCGTCTATTCGTTATGAAGTTCCTCGTTCAACGTTACAGGATCGAGTCAATAAAGTTAAAGAAggaaaattaaatgtacaacaGTGTGGATtaaaag ctTTGGGACATtatcaaaaagtattttcaatcgAACAAGAAAATGTtcttgtacaatatttaaaagacaTGGAAAGTCGTTTGTTTGGCTTAacacaaaatcattttagaaaAATGGCCTTTGAACTTGCCGAAAGAAACAATATtgctcataattttaataaaacaaatggtTTAGCAG gtcaAGATTGGTTAAAAGGCTTTTTATTAAGGCACCCAGAGTTGTCAGTACGGATCCCAGAACCAACTTCAGCTGTGAGAGCTATGGGCTTCAATCGACCGGTGGtgaatagtttttatgatttgttaaaaaaatgttatgagacTCATCACTTTAAGCCAgaacaaatttttaatgttgatgaAAGTGGATTGTCAAATGTAGCCAAAAGTAGAGCCAAAATAATTTCCCAAAAGGGACGAAGACAAGTTGGCAAACTGTCATCAGCTGAAAGAGGTCAAAATGTTACAGTGACAATTTGTTTTTCAGCATCGGGTTCATATATTCCCCCATTATTAATATTCCCTAGAGTCAGATTAAATCCAGATTTTGAAGAAGAAGCACCACCTGGATCATTGGTTGTTTGTCATCCATCAGGGTGGATGCAATCCGAAATATTTGTGCAGTGGCTTCATCATTTTATTAAGCATACACATCCCACAAAAGAAAACCCTATTTTATTGCTTTTAGATGGTCATGTTACTCATGTTAAAAACCTTGAAGTTATAGATGTAGCCcgcaaaaataatatagttatcattTGTTTTCCTCCCCATACAACTCACAAATTACAACCGTTAGATGTGAGCTTTATGGGTCCACTCAGTACATACTATAGCCAAGAGTTAGATTTGTGGTTACTTAACCACCCAGGCCAAGTTGTTGGTCTTCGCCACATTTCTAAAATTTTTCGTGAGGCATATCTAAAAGCAGCAACTCCTAAAAATGCAATTTCTGGTTTTAGAAAAACTGGTATAGCTCCATTTAATTCAGACATATTTGACAATTCTGACTTTGCTCCAGCTGAAACTaccaataatattgaaatgtcaTTAGATACCCAAACACAACCTTGTTGTTCAGCTGATAATAATAGTGCTCTTGCATTATATTCTACTCCCCAACCTAGTTCCTCTGCTAATACATTGAATACTGAACAACCTGCAGATAATGTTCAAAATGCAGCTGTTTCATCTTTATTGTCTCAAAGTTTGGTATTAGAAACACCACATACAACTTTTTCTTCAAATGAAAAACAGATTTTTACTATATCTCCAGAAATTATTTTGCCAATACCAAAAGCTCAAAATATTAACAGATCATCAAGAAGAAGAGGAAAGACAGCAATTATCACTGAAAGTCCATACAAAAAAGAACTCCAAGAAGCTAAAGAAAACAGCAAACCACTGCcaaagaaaaaacaaaagaaaaataatattaaaaaaagattattcaCTTCTACAGATGAAGAAGAAATTCACCCCAAAAAGCTATGTGTTTCAACTGATGATGATGACAGTGCCGACGAAGAGTGTATATATTGTAGTATGCCATACAAAGAAGACTCAAAGGGAGAGAAATgggttaaatgtataaattgctgTAGATGGTGTCATGAGCTTTGTGGAGGAGTTGATAACTGGAAGACCTACATTTGTGatctttgtataaaaaaaaaataa